In Rhizobium sp. ZPR4, a genomic segment contains:
- a CDS encoding formate dehydrogenase subunit gamma — protein MSLNQAAGDIAIRAGTIIDSMKSMEGPLLPILHGIQEEFGYVPQDALPLIAKALNLSRAEVHGVMTFYHDYRDHPAGRHVLKLCRAEACQSMGGDALAERVKRLLGIDFHQTTLDGSVTLEPVYCLGLCACAPAAMLDGELYGRLDNEGADDLVKEARQ, from the coding sequence ATGAGTTTGAATCAGGCCGCGGGCGATATCGCAATCCGCGCCGGAACCATCATCGATAGCATGAAATCGATGGAGGGGCCGCTTTTGCCGATCCTGCACGGGATTCAAGAGGAATTCGGTTATGTGCCGCAGGATGCGCTGCCGCTGATCGCCAAGGCTCTGAACCTTTCGCGCGCCGAAGTGCATGGCGTCATGACTTTCTATCATGATTATCGCGATCATCCCGCCGGTCGCCATGTCCTGAAGCTCTGTCGTGCCGAGGCCTGTCAGTCGATGGGCGGCGATGCGCTCGCGGAGCGCGTCAAGCGGCTCTTGGGCATCGATTTCCATCAGACCACGCTCGATGGCAGCGTGACGCTGGAGCCCGTCTACTGTCTCGGGCTCTGTGCCTGTGCGCCGGCGGCAATGCTGGATGGCGAACTCTATGGCCGGCTCGATAATGAGGGCGCCGACGACCTCGTAAAGGAGGCGCGCCAATGA
- the fdhF gene encoding formate dehydrogenase subunit alpha: protein MSLVPEIDYGTPASTSETMVTLTIDGQQITVPEGTSIMRASMEAGIQVPKLCATDMVDAFGSCRLCLVEIEGRNGTPASCTTPVAPGLVVHTQTGRLKDIRRGVMELYISDHPLDCLTCAANGDCELQDMAGAVGLRDVRYGYEGDNHVKARNNGDINLKWMPKDESNPYFTYDPSKCIVCSRCVRACEEVQGTFALTIEGRGFGSRVSPGMHENFIDSECVSCGACVQACPTATLTEKSVISIGQPEHSVVTTCAYCGVGCSFKAEMRGEELVRMVPWKDGQANRGHSCVKGRFAYGYSTHKDRILNPMVREKVTDPWREVTWDEAFAHIATEFKRLQYQYGRDSIGGITSSRCTNEETFLVQKLVRAGFGNNNVDTCARVCHSPTGYGLGQAFGTSAGTQNFDSVEHSDVVVVIGANPTDGHPVFGSRLKKRLRQGAKLIVIDPRRIDLVRTPHVEASYHLPLKPGTNVAMLTALAHVIVTEGLFDEKFIRERCDWSEFEDWAAFVAEPRHSPEESEKYTGVPADLVRGAARLYAKGGNGAIYYGLGVTEHSQGSTTVMAIANLAMVTGNIGRPGVGVNPLRGQNNVQGSCDMGSFPHELTGYRHISDDATRDIFEKLWGVKLNNEPGLRIPNMLDAAVEGTFKGLYIQGEDILQSDPDTKHVAAGLAAMECVVVHDLFLNETANYAHVFLPGSTFLEKDGTFTNAERRINRVRKVMTPRNGYADWEVTQKMAQAMGLGWNYTHPSEIMDEIAATTPTFSLVSYDYLEKMGSVQWPCNEKTPLGSPIMHVDGFVRGKGKFIRTEYVPTDERTGPRFPLLLTTGRILSQYNVGAQTRRTENVVWHAEDRLEIHPHDAEQRGIREGDWVRLSSRSGDTTLRALITDRVAPGVVYTTFHHPDTQANVITTDYTDWATNCPEYKVTAVQVSPSNGPSQWQVEYDEQARQSRRIVGKMEAAE, encoded by the coding sequence ATGTCCCTCGTTCCAGAAATCGACTACGGCACGCCGGCCTCCACTTCCGAAACCATGGTGACGCTGACCATCGACGGGCAGCAGATCACGGTGCCCGAGGGCACCTCGATCATGCGCGCTTCCATGGAAGCCGGCATTCAGGTGCCGAAGCTTTGCGCCACCGACATGGTCGATGCCTTCGGCTCCTGCCGCCTCTGTCTCGTCGAGATCGAAGGCCGCAACGGTACGCCGGCCTCGTGCACGACGCCGGTCGCGCCCGGCCTCGTCGTTCACACACAGACCGGCCGGCTGAAGGATATCCGCCGTGGCGTGATGGAGCTCTATATCTCCGACCATCCGCTCGACTGTCTGACCTGCGCCGCCAACGGCGATTGCGAGCTGCAGGATATGGCAGGCGCCGTCGGCCTGCGCGATGTGCGCTATGGCTATGAGGGCGACAACCACGTCAAGGCGCGCAACAACGGCGACATCAATCTGAAATGGATGCCGAAGGACGAGTCGAATCCCTATTTCACCTATGATCCTTCGAAGTGCATCGTCTGCTCGCGCTGTGTTCGTGCCTGTGAAGAGGTGCAGGGCACCTTCGCGCTGACCATCGAGGGCCGCGGCTTCGGCTCGCGCGTCTCACCCGGTATGCACGAGAACTTCATCGACTCGGAGTGCGTGTCCTGCGGCGCCTGCGTGCAGGCCTGTCCGACCGCGACGCTGACCGAGAAATCGGTGATCTCGATTGGTCAGCCGGAACATTCCGTCGTCACCACTTGCGCCTATTGCGGCGTCGGCTGCTCCTTCAAGGCGGAGATGCGCGGCGAAGAGCTGGTGCGTATGGTGCCCTGGAAGGACGGTCAGGCCAATCGCGGCCATTCCTGCGTCAAGGGCCGCTTTGCCTATGGCTATTCGACCCACAAAGACCGCATCCTCAACCCGATGGTGCGCGAGAAGGTGACAGATCCCTGGCGCGAAGTGACCTGGGATGAGGCCTTTGCCCATATCGCTACCGAGTTCAAGCGGCTGCAATATCAGTATGGCCGTGATTCCATTGGCGGTATCACCTCGTCGCGCTGCACCAATGAAGAGACCTTCCTGGTGCAGAAGCTGGTACGTGCCGGCTTCGGCAACAACAATGTCGATACCTGCGCCCGCGTCTGCCATTCTCCCACAGGTTACGGCCTCGGCCAGGCCTTCGGCACGTCGGCCGGCACGCAGAATTTCGACAGCGTCGAGCATTCTGATGTCGTCGTTGTCATCGGCGCCAATCCGACGGATGGCCATCCGGTCTTCGGCTCGCGCCTGAAGAAGCGGCTGCGCCAGGGCGCTAAACTCATCGTCATCGATCCCCGCCGCATCGATCTGGTGCGCACGCCGCATGTCGAGGCGAGCTATCATCTGCCGCTGAAGCCGGGCACCAATGTCGCCATGCTGACGGCGCTGGCCCATGTCATCGTCACCGAAGGCCTGTTCGACGAGAAATTCATCCGCGAGCGCTGCGACTGGTCTGAATTCGAGGATTGGGCCGCTTTCGTCGCCGAGCCGCGGCACAGCCCGGAGGAATCGGAAAAATACACCGGCGTTCCCGCCGATCTGGTGCGCGGTGCTGCCCGTCTCTATGCCAAGGGCGGCAATGGCGCGATCTATTACGGCCTCGGCGTCACCGAGCACAGCCAGGGCTCGACAACGGTCATGGCGATCGCCAACCTTGCCATGGTGACAGGCAATATCGGTCGTCCGGGCGTCGGCGTGAACCCGCTGCGCGGTCAGAACAATGTGCAGGGCTCCTGCGATATGGGTTCCTTCCCGCACGAGCTGACGGGCTATCGCCACATCTCCGACGATGCCACCCGTGATATCTTCGAAAAGCTTTGGGGCGTGAAGCTCAACAACGAGCCCGGTCTGCGCATTCCGAACATGCTCGATGCCGCCGTCGAGGGCACGTTCAAGGGCCTCTACATTCAGGGCGAGGATATCCTTCAGTCCGATCCGGATACCAAGCATGTCGCCGCCGGCCTTGCCGCGATGGAATGCGTCGTCGTCCACGATCTCTTCCTGAACGAGACGGCCAATTACGCGCATGTCTTCCTGCCCGGCTCGACCTTCCTGGAAAAGGACGGCACCTTCACCAATGCCGAGCGCCGCATCAACCGCGTGCGCAAAGTCATGACCCCGCGCAACGGTTATGCCGACTGGGAGGTGACGCAGAAGATGGCGCAGGCCATGGGGCTCGGCTGGAACTATACACATCCGTCCGAGATCATGGACGAAATCGCCGCGACGACGCCGACGTTCTCCCTGGTTTCCTACGACTATCTGGAAAAGATGGGCTCGGTGCAGTGGCCCTGCAACGAGAAGACGCCGCTCGGCTCGCCGATCATGCATGTCGACGGCTTCGTACGCGGCAAGGGCAAGTTCATCCGCACGGAATATGTCCCGACCGACGAGCGTACCGGCCCGCGTTTCCCGCTGCTGCTGACCACCGGCCGTATCCTCAGCCAGTACAATGTCGGCGCCCAGACGCGGCGCACCGAGAACGTTGTCTGGCACGCGGAGGACCGGTTGGAAATCCATCCGCACGATGCGGAGCAGCGCGGCATCCGCGAAGGCGATTGGGTCAGGCTCAGCAGCCGCTCTGGTGACACGACGCTTCGCGCACTGATTACCGACCGCGTTGCGCCCGGCGTTGTCTACACGACCTTCCACCATCCGGACACGCAGGCGAACGTCATCACCACGGATTACACCGACTGGGCGACGAACTGCCCGGAATACAAGGTAACGGCCGTACAGGTCTCGCCGTCGAACGGCCCGTCGCAGTGGCAGGTCGAGTATGACGAGCAGGCCCGGCAGTCGCGGCGCATTGTTGGGAAGATGGAGGCTGCTGAGTGA
- the fdhD gene encoding formate dehydrogenase accessory sulfurtransferase FdhD — MTKFTPTTTVPETARRNGLVRSGSRIVPEEVPIAFSYGGTSHAVMMGTPADIEDFAVGFSLTEGIITDIDQIAAVEPIEDEQGIDVQISLVDDAADALRLRRRHMAGPVGCGLCGIESIEQAVRKVPDVSKVELALTQKDIVSAIALLNDAQPLHRETRAVHGAGFYIPSEGLLAVREDVGRHNALDKLCGAVIRSGHKGADGVVAVTSRLSVEMVQKAAILGCSVLVAISAPTALAIRTAEEAGMTLVALVRGDDFEIFTHPHRIITGSIADVA; from the coding sequence ATGACCAAATTCACCCCCACAACCACCGTTCCCGAAACTGCCCGCCGCAACGGCTTGGTGCGCTCAGGCTCCCGCATTGTCCCCGAGGAAGTGCCGATCGCCTTTTCCTATGGCGGCACGTCACATGCGGTCATGATGGGAACGCCTGCTGATATCGAGGATTTTGCCGTCGGCTTCAGCCTGACCGAGGGCATTATTACCGATATCGATCAGATCGCGGCCGTCGAGCCGATCGAGGATGAGCAGGGGATCGATGTTCAGATCAGTCTGGTCGACGATGCGGCCGATGCTTTGCGGCTGCGACGCCGCCACATGGCTGGTCCCGTCGGCTGTGGCCTCTGCGGCATCGAATCGATCGAGCAGGCCGTGCGCAAGGTGCCCGACGTTTCCAAGGTCGAGCTGGCCTTGACGCAGAAGGATATCGTCAGCGCGATCGCGCTGCTCAATGATGCCCAGCCGCTGCATCGCGAGACGCGCGCCGTGCATGGGGCTGGTTTTTACATTCCGTCCGAGGGATTGCTTGCCGTGCGCGAGGATGTCGGCCGGCACAATGCGCTCGACAAGCTCTGCGGCGCGGTCATCCGCTCCGGCCACAAGGGAGCGGATGGCGTGGTGGCTGTTACCAGCCGTTTGTCTGTCGAAATGGTGCAGAAGGCGGCGATATTGGGCTGTTCCGTGCTGGTTGCCATCTCTGCGCCGACGGCGCTCGCCATCCGAACCGCCGAGGAGGCCGGCATGACGCTGGTGGCGCTGGTGCGTGGCGACGACTTTGAGATTTTCACCCATCCGCATCGCATCATCACGGGGAGCATCGCCGATGTCGCCTGA
- a CDS encoding PAS domain-containing methyl-accepting chemotaxis protein, translating into MFSLSSDTSRILSAVSKSQAIIEFDLQGKALTANENFCRALGYELKEIVGNHHRMFCDPTYVTTPAYHDFWARLGRGEYDAGTYKRLAKGNREIWIQASYNPVFRNGKPVKVVKFAADVTEAKKKAIDDASKLEALSRSQAVIEFMPTGEIRTANENFCNAMGYQLAEIVGKHHSIFCDPAYARTEEYKRFWPRLAQGEFIANEFVRYGKGGKEIWIQAAYNPIVDTDGKVYKVVKFATDVTSRMSAISELAGALRSLSEGDLTKTLERSFVPSMEQLRQDFNATIVKLSETLTTVGHNASAIAAGSRELGDSAEAFSRRTEQQAASVEETAAALEEITTTVADSSQRAEEAGRLVAETKRGAEQSGTVVRNAVAAMDQIEKSSREITNIIDVIDDIAFQTNLLALNAGVEAARAGEAGKGFAVVAQEVRELAQRSASAAKEIKALITASSEHVKNGVGLVGQTGRALEEIVTQVGDINTNVAAIVKASKEQTIGLREINSAINSLDQTTQQNAAMVEESTAASLRLANEADALHMLLAQFRLADSMIRHMVMHRAA; encoded by the coding sequence ATGTTCAGTCTATCATCGGATACGAGCCGCATTCTTTCCGCCGTTTCCAAATCGCAGGCTATCATCGAATTCGACCTTCAGGGTAAGGCACTGACCGCAAACGAGAATTTTTGCCGCGCGCTGGGCTATGAGCTGAAGGAAATCGTCGGCAATCATCACCGGATGTTCTGCGATCCCACCTATGTCACGACGCCAGCCTATCATGATTTCTGGGCACGTCTCGGCCGCGGCGAATACGATGCCGGCACCTACAAGCGTCTTGCCAAGGGCAATCGTGAGATCTGGATACAGGCCTCATACAACCCCGTCTTCCGCAACGGAAAGCCGGTGAAGGTTGTAAAATTCGCCGCCGATGTCACCGAAGCCAAGAAGAAGGCAATCGACGATGCCAGTAAGCTCGAGGCGCTCTCGCGCTCGCAGGCCGTCATCGAATTCATGCCGACCGGCGAAATCCGGACGGCGAACGAGAACTTCTGCAATGCCATGGGCTATCAACTCGCCGAGATCGTCGGCAAGCATCACAGTATCTTCTGCGATCCGGCCTATGCCCGCACCGAGGAATACAAGCGCTTCTGGCCGCGCCTGGCGCAGGGCGAGTTCATCGCCAACGAATTCGTCCGCTACGGCAAGGGCGGCAAGGAAATCTGGATCCAGGCGGCCTACAACCCCATCGTCGACACCGACGGCAAGGTCTACAAGGTCGTGAAATTCGCGACGGACGTCACTTCGCGCATGAGCGCCATCAGCGAGCTTGCCGGCGCACTCCGCAGCCTATCGGAAGGCGATCTGACGAAAACGCTCGAACGCTCTTTCGTGCCTTCCATGGAGCAGCTTCGCCAAGATTTCAACGCGACGATCGTGAAGCTTTCCGAGACGCTGACCACCGTCGGCCACAATGCCAGCGCCATTGCCGCCGGCTCGCGCGAGCTCGGCGATTCGGCCGAGGCCTTCTCGAGGCGCACCGAACAGCAAGCCGCCTCCGTGGAAGAAACGGCGGCGGCCCTGGAAGAAATCACCACGACGGTCGCCGATTCGAGCCAGCGGGCCGAAGAAGCCGGGCGTCTGGTGGCAGAGACCAAGCGCGGCGCCGAACAGTCCGGCACGGTGGTCCGCAACGCCGTCGCCGCCATGGATCAGATCGAGAAATCCTCTCGCGAGATCACGAACATCATCGATGTCATCGACGACATCGCCTTCCAGACCAATCTCCTCGCGCTGAATGCCGGCGTCGAGGCGGCAAGAGCCGGCGAGGCCGGCAAGGGTTTTGCCGTCGTCGCTCAGGAAGTACGCGAGCTGGCGCAGCGCTCCGCCAGCGCCGCCAAGGAGATCAAGGCGCTGATCACCGCCTCCAGTGAGCACGTCAAGAACGGCGTCGGTCTTGTCGGCCAGACGGGCAGGGCACTGGAAGAGATCGTTACCCAAGTTGGCGATATCAACACCAATGTCGCCGCCATCGTGAAGGCTTCGAAGGAACAGACGATCGGCCTTCGGGAAATCAATTCGGCGATCAATTCGCTGGATCAGACCACCCAGCAGAACGCTGCCATGGTCGAGGAGAGCACCGCCGCAAGCCTCAGGCTCGCCAACGAGGCGGATGCGCTGCACATGCTGCTGGCCCAGTTCCGCCTGGCGGACTCGATGATCCGCCATATGGTGATGCACCGCGCAGCCTGA
- a CDS encoding LysR family transcriptional regulator has product MIEKLEFFIALANQKHFGRAAEECGVTQPTLSAAIRQLEDQLGVMLVSRGSRFQGLTPEGQRVLEWARRIVGDSRTMREEMRAARKGLAGHIRIAAIPTALAMVQKITTPFQERHPDVTFSILSRNSLQVLSLLENLEIDAGITYLENEPLGRVTSVPLYAERYHLITAAGSPFSERKTVTWKEVGDLRLCLLTADMQNRRIINRHLKEAGVAAKPTLESNSMIVLFSHVQTGRWASIMPKNIADSFGFPADIRKIPITEPDAEHLVGLVATHREPFTPLVSALLHEARLLAEESKNR; this is encoded by the coding sequence ATGATCGAGAAGCTGGAATTCTTCATAGCGCTGGCGAATCAGAAGCATTTTGGCCGCGCAGCGGAAGAATGCGGTGTGACGCAGCCGACCTTGTCTGCGGCCATCCGCCAGCTGGAGGACCAGCTCGGCGTGATGCTTGTCAGCCGTGGTTCGCGCTTTCAGGGATTGACGCCCGAGGGGCAGCGCGTCTTGGAATGGGCGCGCCGCATTGTCGGCGACAGCCGCACCATGCGCGAGGAGATGCGCGCGGCGCGCAAGGGTCTTGCCGGCCATATCCGCATTGCGGCCATTCCAACGGCGCTTGCGATGGTGCAGAAAATCACCACGCCTTTTCAGGAGAGGCATCCGGACGTCACTTTCTCCATTTTATCGCGCAATTCGCTGCAGGTTTTGAGCCTGCTGGAAAATCTCGAGATTGATGCCGGCATTACCTATTTGGAAAACGAGCCGCTTGGCCGGGTTACCAGCGTGCCACTCTATGCAGAACGCTATCATCTCATTACGGCGGCCGGCAGCCCGTTTTCCGAGCGCAAGACTGTCACCTGGAAAGAGGTCGGCGATCTTCGGCTTTGTCTATTGACTGCCGACATGCAAAACCGCCGCATTATCAATCGGCATCTCAAAGAGGCGGGCGTCGCAGCCAAGCCGACGCTCGAATCCAATTCGATGATCGTGCTGTTTTCGCATGTGCAGACCGGGCGCTGGGCGAGCATTATGCCGAAGAATATCGCCGATTCTTTCGGTTTTCCGGCCGATATTCGCAAGATTCCCATCACGGAACCTGATGCCGAACATCTCGTTGGCCTGGTCGCCACCCACCGCGAACCCTTTACGCCACTCGTCTCTGCCTTGTTGCACGAAGCGAGATTGCTCGCGGAAGAGAGCAAGAATCGATAG
- a CDS encoding formate dehydrogenase subunit delta encodes MSPDETPHGKTETKLIYMANQIATFFKTQPADEAVQGVATHINKFWEPRMRRQLFAIIDHGDSGLSPLVLEAASLIHRPAPVEEVKSA; translated from the coding sequence ATGTCGCCTGACGAAACGCCGCACGGCAAGACCGAAACCAAACTCATCTACATGGCGAACCAGATTGCCACTTTCTTCAAGACGCAGCCGGCAGACGAAGCGGTGCAGGGGGTTGCAACTCATATCAACAAATTCTGGGAGCCGCGCATGCGCCGCCAGCTTTTCGCGATCATCGATCACGGAGACAGCGGGTTGAGCCCTTTGGTCTTGGAGGCGGCCTCGCTGATCCACAGACCCGCGCCGGTCGAGGAAGTTAAGTCGGCTTAA
- a CDS encoding OFA family MFS transporter: protein MTAADTNISRGTATAGLLDRERIIARPGFNRWLVPPAALAIHLCIGMAYGFSVFWLPLSKALGTPTPAPAECANLNLLTALFTTSCDWRVSDLGWIYTLFFVLLGSSAAIWGGWLEKVGPRKAGVVAACCWCGGILIAAIGVIFHQLWIMWIGAGVIGGIGLGLGYISPVSTLIKWFPDRRGMATGMAIMGFGGGAMIGAPLASLLMNHFRTDSSVGVWQTFIVMAAIYFVFMMGGAFGYRLPPAGWRPEGWTAPAAKSSMITTKHVHLRDAHKTPQFWLIWAVLCLNVSAGIGVIGMASPMLQEIFGGALIGLPDLKFADLSKDQIATVAAIAAGFAGLLSLFNIGGRFFWASLSDKIGRKNTYYCFFVIGIVLYILAPWAAGIHSKVLFVGALCIILSMYGGGFATVPAYLADIFGTQFVGAIHGRLLTAWATAGIIGPVVVNYIREAQKAAGVEGAQLYTFTMYILAGMLALGLIANSLVKPLADKWFMSDDEVAALQAKTAAANAGPTGSFGIGTGGFDGKALVAWALVGIPLLWGVWVTIKSTYALFG from the coding sequence ATGACGGCTGCGGATACGAATATTTCCCGAGGCACGGCAACGGCGGGTCTGCTCGATCGTGAGCGCATCATTGCCAGGCCGGGCTTCAACCGGTGGCTCGTGCCGCCGGCGGCACTGGCGATCCATCTATGCATCGGCATGGCCTATGGCTTCAGCGTGTTCTGGCTGCCGCTCTCCAAGGCGCTCGGCACCCCGACGCCGGCTCCGGCAGAGTGCGCGAACCTCAATCTCCTGACCGCCCTGTTCACGACGAGCTGTGACTGGCGCGTCAGCGATCTCGGCTGGATCTATACACTCTTCTTCGTACTGCTCGGGTCTTCTGCCGCCATCTGGGGTGGATGGCTCGAAAAGGTCGGGCCGCGCAAAGCCGGCGTGGTCGCTGCCTGCTGCTGGTGCGGCGGTATTTTGATTGCGGCGATCGGCGTCATCTTCCACCAGCTTTGGATCATGTGGATCGGAGCGGGCGTCATTGGCGGTATCGGCCTCGGCCTCGGTTACATCTCGCCCGTGTCGACGCTGATCAAATGGTTTCCCGACCGGCGCGGCATGGCGACCGGCATGGCGATCATGGGCTTTGGCGGTGGTGCGATGATCGGCGCGCCGCTCGCCAGCCTGCTGATGAATCATTTCCGCACCGATAGTTCGGTTGGCGTCTGGCAGACCTTCATCGTCATGGCGGCGATCTATTTCGTCTTCATGATGGGCGGAGCCTTCGGCTATCGCCTGCCGCCCGCCGGCTGGCGTCCCGAGGGCTGGACGGCCCCTGCCGCCAAGAGCTCGATGATCACCACGAAACATGTGCATCTTCGCGATGCCCACAAAACCCCGCAGTTCTGGCTCATCTGGGCGGTATTGTGCCTCAACGTCTCGGCCGGTATCGGCGTCATCGGCATGGCGTCGCCCATGCTGCAGGAGATTTTTGGCGGAGCATTGATCGGCTTGCCGGATCTGAAATTTGCCGATCTCAGCAAGGACCAGATCGCGACCGTCGCGGCGATTGCCGCCGGCTTTGCAGGCCTGCTGTCGCTTTTCAATATCGGCGGCCGCTTCTTCTGGGCATCGCTGTCCGACAAGATCGGCCGCAAGAACACTTATTATTGCTTCTTCGTCATCGGCATCGTGCTCTATATCCTGGCTCCCTGGGCGGCCGGCATCCATAGCAAGGTGCTGTTCGTGGGCGCGCTCTGCATCATCCTGTCGATGTATGGCGGCGGCTTCGCGACGGTTCCCGCCTATCTCGCCGATATTTTCGGTACGCAGTTCGTCGGCGCGATCCATGGCCGGCTGCTGACGGCCTGGGCGACGGCCGGCATCATCGGGCCTGTCGTGGTCAATTACATCCGCGAGGCGCAGAAGGCGGCCGGCGTCGAAGGCGCGCAGCTCTATACCTTCACCATGTATATCCTGGCGGGCATGCTGGCGCTGGGGTTGATCGCCAACTCGCTGGTCAAGCCGCTTGCCGACAAATGGTTCATGTCGGATGACGAGGTGGCGGCGCTGCAGGCAAAGACCGCCGCGGCCAATGCCGGCCCCACCGGTTCTTTCGGCATCGGGACGGGCGGTTTCGACGGCAAGGCACTGGTCGCCTGGGCGTTGGTCGGCATTCCGCTGCTCTGGGGTGTATGGGTGACGATCAAGAGCACCTACGCCCTGTTCGGCTGA
- a CDS encoding NADH-quinone oxidoreductase subunit NuoF yields MTLTIYIPRDAAALSLGAEKVAKSVAQEIAKRGLDARIVRNGSRGMFWLEPLVEVEIDGKRIGYGPVKAKDVSDLFDAGLAEGGEHPLCLGEVESLPFLKEQTRLTFARCGIIDPLSLRDYEAHGGLKGLRRAIGMAAGDIVKDVTDSGLRGRGGAGFPTGIKWKTVLDAPGDRKYIVCNADEGDSGTFADRMIMEGDPFVLIEGMAIAGLATGATKGFVYTRSEYPHAIAAMTEAVEIARKAGILGASVLGSGKAFDMEIRTGAGAYVCGEETALLNSLEGKRGIVRAKPPLPAHKGLFNCPTVINNVISLASVPIIMDKGAAFYRDFGMGRSRGTIPLQIAGNVKHGGLYETAFGLSLGDIVDRIGGGTITGRPVKAVQVGGPLGAYFPRALFDTPFDYEAFAAKDGLIGHAGIVVFDDTADMLKQARFAMEFCAVESCGKCTPCRIGSTRGVETADKIARGIEPEKNRVLLADLCNTMKFGSLCALGGFTPYPVLSAMTHFPEDFSPAPLIEAAE; encoded by the coding sequence ATGACGCTGACTATCTATATCCCCCGCGATGCGGCCGCCCTTTCTCTCGGCGCCGAGAAGGTCGCGAAATCGGTCGCGCAGGAAATCGCCAAGCGCGGCCTGGATGCGCGCATCGTGCGTAACGGCTCGCGCGGCATGTTCTGGCTTGAGCCTCTGGTTGAAGTCGAGATCGACGGCAAGCGTATCGGCTACGGGCCGGTGAAGGCCAAGGATGTATCTGATCTCTTCGATGCCGGGCTCGCCGAAGGCGGCGAGCATCCGCTCTGTCTTGGGGAGGTCGAAAGCCTCCCATTCCTCAAGGAACAGACACGCCTGACCTTTGCCCGCTGCGGCATTATCGATCCGCTTTCGCTGCGGGATTATGAAGCCCATGGCGGCCTCAAGGGGCTGCGCCGCGCCATCGGCATGGCGGCTGGCGATATCGTCAAGGACGTCACCGATTCCGGCCTGCGCGGCCGTGGCGGCGCAGGCTTCCCGACCGGCATCAAGTGGAAGACGGTGCTCGATGCGCCCGGCGACCGCAAATACATCGTCTGCAATGCCGACGAGGGCGATAGCGGCACTTTTGCCGACCGGATGATCATGGAGGGTGATCCCTTCGTGCTGATCGAAGGCATGGCGATCGCGGGCCTGGCGACGGGCGCGACCAAGGGTTTCGTCTATACACGCTCGGAATATCCGCATGCGATCGCGGCGATGACGGAAGCGGTCGAAATCGCCCGCAAGGCCGGCATTCTTGGCGCTTCGGTGCTCGGTTCCGGCAAGGCGTTCGACATGGAAATCCGCACTGGCGCCGGCGCCTATGTCTGCGGCGAGGAAACGGCGCTGCTGAACAGCCTCGAAGGCAAGCGCGGCATCGTGCGCGCCAAGCCGCCGCTGCCGGCGCACAAGGGCCTGTTCAACTGTCCCACCGTCATCAACAACGTGATTTCGCTCGCCTCCGTTCCTATCATTATGGACAAGGGTGCTGCCTTCTATCGTGATTTCGGCATGGGCCGGTCGCGCGGCACGATTCCGCTGCAGATTGCCGGCAACGTCAAGCATGGCGGCCTCTACGAGACGGCTTTCGGCCTTTCGCTCGGCGATATCGTCGACAGGATCGGCGGCGGCACGATAACGGGGCGGCCGGTCAAGGCGGTGCAGGTGGGTGGCCCGCTCGGAGCCTATTTCCCGCGCGCCCTCTTCGACACGCCGTTCGACTATGAAGCCTTTGCGGCCAAGGATGGTCTGATCGGCCATGCCGGCATCGTTGTTTTCGATGATACCGCCGACATGCTGAAGCAGGCGCGCTTTGCCATGGAGTTCTGCGCGGTCGAAAGCTGCGGCAAGTGCACGCCCTGTCGCATCGGCTCGACGCGCGGCGTCGAGACGGCCGACAAGATCGCTAGAGGGATCGAGCCCGAGAAGAACAGGGTGCTGCTTGCCGATCTCTGCAACACGATGAAGTTCGGCTCGCTCTGCGCGCTCGGCGGCTTTACGCCCTATCCCGTGCTAAGCGCGATGACCCATTTCCCGGAGGACTTTTCTCCGGCTCCCTTGATTGAAGCGGCGGAGTAA
- a CDS encoding chemotaxis protein CheW, whose product MATINSTSFSGETLEIIAFRLHDQEFCVKTTTIREIRGWAPSTPIPHAPADVIGVMNLRGSVIPIIDLAYKLGMQSTVANERSAIVVAEVHNMVIGMLVDRVSDILTIASEQVQPVPEVTASFDRAYCEGIIATENGMICFLNLAKMFKESEADELAA is encoded by the coding sequence ATGGCCACGATCAATTCCACCAGCTTCAGCGGCGAGACTCTGGAGATCATTGCCTTCCGGCTGCATGATCAGGAATTCTGCGTCAAGACCACCACGATCCGCGAAATCCGGGGCTGGGCGCCGTCGACGCCAATCCCGCATGCGCCGGCAGACGTCATCGGCGTCATGAACCTGCGCGGCTCGGTCATCCCGATCATCGATCTTGCCTACAAACTCGGCATGCAGAGCACGGTCGCCAATGAGCGCAGCGCCATCGTGGTCGCCGAAGTGCACAATATGGTCATCGGCATGCTGGTCGATCGCGTCTCGGACATCCTGACGATCGCTTCCGAACAGGTTCAACCCGTTCCGGAAGTAACCGCCTCCTTCGATCGCGCCTATTGCGAAGGCATCATCGCCACGGAGAACGGAATGATCTGCTTCCTGAACCTCGCCAAGATGTTCAAGGAAAGCGAAGCAGACGAACTCGCCGCGTAA